The Brachionichthys hirsutus isolate HB-005 unplaced genomic scaffold, CSIRO-AGI_Bhir_v1 contig_769, whole genome shotgun sequence genome has a window encoding:
- the LOC137912645 gene encoding HHIP-like protein 1: MTRQTCDLQHAFYSRLLLPMLLLLLRAWQGCCHPQCLDYKPPFEPQQPLAFCKEYPKFGCCNLEKDEAIAARFYAIMNNFDHSGYVTCGKYIRSILCQECSPYAAHLYDAEDANTPMRILPGLCGDYCSTYWNQCRYTLSLLLEDLGSPQQFGNLTATIEEDRRKFCDFLELKDKQYCYPNVVSNAELNANLGFVNEDPTGCLELCLQEVANGLRNPVAMIHADDGTHRFFVAEQLGYVWVYLANGSRIDRPFLNLTHAVLTSPWSGDERGFLCLALHPRFTTVRKAYVYYSVSVKKEERIRISEFTLSPYDDNQVDHTSERTILEVVEPASNHNGGQLLFGHDGYLYIFVGDGGRAGDPFGKFGNSQNKSALLGKVLRVDIENNDDGAPYSIPSDNPFLLERETRPEIYAYGVRNMWRCSIDRGDPVTGQGAGRMFCGDVGQNKFEEVDIILKGGNYGWRAKEGFSCYDRKLCQNASLDDILPIFAYPHKLGRSVTGGYIYRGCQMPNLNGLYIFGDFMSGRLMSLKENVTTGEWKYTEICMGRDQTCRFPKLINSYYKYIISFAEDEAGELYFLATGAPSARARAGVIYKIVDPSRRAPPGKCNIKPAPIKIKGKLIHFYPNEEFVINKKPTTTPVPTTTTRKTTTTTKTPPRRRKPIVIIKPPMPTKRPSRKTTATRQAATRTTPPTSVKAASRTTTATTFQPSTVPTTVRRPTRPPTTTPTGRPIGTYQTSSTDYLITGPTIRSTTKSTARTNITSSSGPAMRGEATSIQPGYRTDIMTAGFSRIAQTPLITTPSTRTRGRTPRYPPRTTPPSLSSLLPSPSPSKPSRMVLPSAYPEPPEASTTPPLPHWRQKTTLSSIFTPQSPVKNITLLKIQEEKLRLGEKQEIAGETNQVYKRPRGRGNGQRRGRKLRAGSVRLISADGLSDRGRVEIFIRGQWGTVCDDLFTTKAGTVVCRQLGFKAALAVMKRAVLGEADDSVRILLDDVECEGDETSLLGCKRSRVGKHNCSHEEDVGVICA, from the exons ATGACCCGACAGACCTGCGATCTGCAGCATGCATTTTactctcgcctcctcctccccatgtTACTGTTGCTCCTCCGGGCCTGGCAGGGGTGCTGTCACCCCCAGTGTCTGGACTACAAGCCTCCATTTGAGCCTCAGCAGCCACTGGCATTCTGTAAGGAGTATCCCAAGTTTGGATGCTGCAATCTGGAAAAAGACGAGGCGATAGCGGCCCGGTTTTACGCCATCATGAACAACTTTGATCATTCGGGTTACGTAACATGTGGCAAGTACATACGCAGCATCCTGTGCCAG GAGTGTTCTCCATATGCAGCTCACCTGTACGATGCTGAAGATGCTAACACACCCATGCGGATTCTGCCCGGACTGTGCGGCGATTACTGCTCCACGTACTGGAACCAGTGCCGGTACACTCTCAGTCTCCTGTTGGAGGATTTGGGGAGCCCTCAGCAGTTTGGGAACCTGACAGCGACAATAGAAGAGGACCGCAGAAAGTTCTGTGACTTTCTGGAGCTGAAGGACAAACAGTACTGCTACCCTAATGTAGTTTCAAATGCAG AGCTAAATGCCAATCTGGGCTTTGTCAATGAGGATCCCACGGGATGTCTGGAGTTGTGTTTGCAGGAGGTTGCAAATGGACTTCGCAACCCAGTGGCCATGATCCACGCAGATGACGGAACTCATCGATTCTTTGTGGCGGAGCAGCTCGGTTATGTCTGGGTGTATCTGGCCAACGGCTCCCGGATCGACCGACCTTTTCTCAACCTCACTCATGCCGTCCTCACATCACCATGGTCTGGAGACGAGAGGGGGTTCCTCTGTTTAGCCCTTCATCCCAG GTTCACCACAGTCAGAAAAGCCTATGTGTACTACTCTGTTTCTGTAAAGAAGGAGGAGAGAATCCGAATCAGCGAATTTACATTGTCGCCATATGATGACAATCAAGTAGACCACACGTCTGAGAG GACTATCCTCGAAGTGGTGGAACCGGCATCCAATCACAACGGAGGGCAGCTTCTGTTTGGGCATGACGGGTATCTCTACATTTTCGTCGGTGACGGTGGACGAGCTGGAGATCCGTTTGGGAAGTTTGGCAACTCACAGAACAA GTCAGCGCTCCTTGGGAAGGTGCTGCGTGTGGATATCGAGAACAACGACGATGGCGCTCCGTATAGCATTCCCTCAGACAACCCATTCTTGTTAGAGAGGGAAACACGCCCTG AGATTTATGCTTATGGAGTTCGCAACATGTGGCGTTGCTCCATCGACCGAGGCGACCCCGTCACAGGCCAAGGCGCAGGGAGAATGTTTTGTGGTGACGTTGGCCAGAATAAATTTGAAGAGGTAGACATCATTTTGAAAG GAGGCAACTATGGATGGAGAGCCAAAGAAGGCTTCAGCTGCTATGATCGAAAACTTTGTCAAAACGCTTCACTGG ATGACATCTTGCCAATATTTGCCTACCCCCACAAGCTGGGAAGGTCGGTGACGGGAGGCTACATCTACAGAGGTTGTCAGATGCCCAATCTCAATGGTCTCTACATCTTTGGGGATTTCatgagtgg GCGTCTGATGTCTCTTAAAGAGAACGTCACTACTGGTGAATGGAAATACACTGAGATCTGCATGGGGAGAGACCAGACCTGCAGATTCCCCAAACTCATCAACAGTTACTACAAATACATCATCTCTTTTGCTGAGGATGAAGCAG GGGAACTGTATTTCTTAGCCACAGGAGCGCCCAGTGCCAGAGCCAGAGCAGGAGTGATCTATAAGATCGTTGACCCTTCCAG GCGAGCGCCGCCAGGTAAATGCAACATCAAGCCTGCGCCCATTAAGATCAAAGGAaaactgattcacttttacccCAATGAAG AGTTTGTAATCAACAAGAAACCAACGACAACGCCTGTACCAACAACAACCACACGGAAAACTACAACCACAACAAAAACACCTCCACGAAGAAGAAAACCCATTGTAATTATAAAACCACCAATGCCAACCAAAAGACCCTCAAGAAAGACCACAGCGACAAGACAAGCAGCAACGAGAACAACACCGCCGACATCCGTGAAAGCGGCGTCAAGAACAACCACAGCAACCACATTTCAACCGTCAACTGTACCTACAACTGTCCGGAGGCCAACAAGACCTCCCACAACCACACCCACTGGTAGGCCTATTGGTACTTACCAAACCAGTTCCACTGATTACCTAATCACTGGGCCCACTATTCGCTCAACCACTAAGTCGACTGCTCGGACTAACATTACGTCCTCCAGTGGACCAGCGATGCGTGGAGAAGCCACCAGCATCCAACCAG GTTATCGCACAGACATCATGACTGCAGGCTTCTCTAGGATCGCTCAAACCCCACTCATCACCACACCTTCAACCAGGACACGTGGGAGAACCCCTCGGTACCCTCCTCGTACCACTCCCCCATCTTTAAGTTCCCTATTaccttctccatctccatccaaACCATCCAGGATGGTTCTCCCCTCTGCGTACCCGGAGCCTCCCGAAGCATCCACCACACCACCGCTGCCACATTGGAGGCAGAAAACGACATTGTCTTCCATATTCACACCCCAGAGTCCGGTGAAAAACATAACGCTGCTGAAGATACAGGAGGAGAAACTGCGGCTTGGAGAGAAGCAGGAAATCGCTGGGGAGACTAACCAAGTATATAAGAGGCCGCGAGGACGAGGCAACGGtcaaaggagaggaagaaaactgCGGGCTGGCTCGGTGCGACTGATAAGTGCTGACGGCCTATCAGATCGAGGAAGAGTAGAGATCTTTATCCGTGGACAGTGGGGGACGGTATGTGATGACCTTTTCACCACCAAAGCTGGTACCGTAGTGTGTCGGCAGCTCGGCTTCAAGGCGGCGTTGGCGGTGATGAAGAGAGCTGTGCTGGGGGAGGCAGACGACAGCGTCCGGATCCTGCTGGACGACGTGGAGTGCGAAGGCGATGAAACGTCGCTGCTGGGGTGCAAGAGATCCAGAGTTGGGAAACACAACTGCTCACACGAGGAAGATGTTGGGGTGATCTGTGCTTAG